Proteins found in one Triticum urartu cultivar G1812 chromosome 4, Tu2.1, whole genome shotgun sequence genomic segment:
- the LOC125552659 gene encoding 5'-3' exoribonuclease has product MGTKKKTKPSRGRKKAKTSADQALALDYVRAWAHPTPPPEHSTADAADGFLPPHAARMASGGGANVLFELHSHSNHSDGFLSPSALVERAHRNGVKVLALTDHDTMAGIPEAMSAAHKCGIRIIPGVEISALHSPREIPGAGEPVHILAYYGMCGPSRFDELDSMLLNIRNGRYLRAKNILAKLNSLKMPIKWERVTKIAGEGVAPGRLHIARALVEAGYVDNVRQAFNKYLGDDGPAYATGSEPFTETVVQMISRTGGISALAHPWSLKNPDAIIRSLKGAGLHAMEVYRSDGKVDGFSQLAEKYGLLKLGGSDFHGKGTKDETDVGEVKLAITTLSSFLEMARPIWCSAMKDILLKFAEEPSAANLGKILKFGQLSNSDGFAPIDSGTDVVNLCLSSWLSYDDMEDIELEEVRSKLVCYAAKT; this is encoded by the exons ATGGGAACCAAGAAGAAGACGAAGCCGAGCAGGGGCAGGAAGAAGGCGAAGACCAGCGCTGACCAGGCCCTGGCGCTCGACTACGTCCGCGCCTGGGCGCACCCCACGCCCCCTCCGGAACACTCGACGGCCGATGCCGCGGACGGCTTCCTGCCGCCCCATGCCGCGCGCATGGCCTCCGGCGGCGGAGCCAACGTGCTGTTTGAGCTTCACTCCCATTCCAACCATAGCGACGGGTTCCTTTCCCCCTCCGCTCTCGTCGAGCGCGCCCACCGCAACGGG GTGAAAGTTCTCGCCCTAACAGATCATGATACCATGGCTGGTATACCGGAAGCTATGTCTGCAGCTCATAAATGTGGCATAAGAATAATTCCTGGAGTAGAAATTAGTGCACTACATTCTCCACG GGAAATTCCTGGCGCTGGTGAACCTGTTCATATTCTTGCATACTATGGTATGTGTGGCCCATCAAGGTTTGATGAGTTGGACAGCATGCTCTTGAACATTAGAAACGGGCGATACCTACGCGCAAAGAATATTCTGGCAAAGCTAAACAGTTTGAAGATGCCAATAAAGTGGGAGCGTGTAACTAAGATTGCTGGTGAGGGAGTGGCACCTGGTCGACTCCATATTGCAAGGGCTTTGGTTGAAGCAGGTTATGTAGATAATGTCAGGCAAGCGTTTAATAAGTATCTTGGTGATGATGGCCCTGCATATGCCAC AGGGAGTGAACCATTTACTGAAACTGTGGTGCAGATGATTAGCCGTACTGGAGGTATATCTGCATTAGCCCACCCATGGTCATTGAAGAATCCGGATGCCATCATTAGGTCCTTGAAAGGTGCTGGTCTTCATGCTATGGAGGTTTACAGAAGTGATGGGAAGGTTGATG GGTTTAGTCAATTAGCTGAGAAGTATGGACTTCTGAAGCTTGGAGGTTCAGATTTTCATGGAAAAGGCACGAAAGACGAGACTGACGTTGGAGAAGTTAAGCTTGCTATTACAACTTTATCGTCCTTCTTGGAGATGGCTCGGCCTATCTGGTGTAGTGCAATGAAAGACATCTTACTGAAGTTTGCAGAGGAACCATCTGCTGCCAATCTAGGGAAGATACTTAAGTTTGGACAACTTTCAAATTCTGATGGCTTTGCACCAATTGATAGTGGTACAGATGTTGTTAATCTCTGCTTATCTTCATGGTTAAGTTATGATGATATGGAAGATATTGAGCTTGAGGAAGTACGATCAAAGCTTGTTTGCTACGCAGCAAAAACATAA